The proteins below come from a single Bactrocera tryoni isolate S06 unplaced genomic scaffold, CSIRO_BtryS06_freeze2 scaffold_25, whole genome shotgun sequence genomic window:
- the LOC120780390 gene encoding uncharacterized protein LOC120780390 has product MLPIILTYSVAQMTDYVRVSNEATQTLLPRIPGDIFLNTYLINYGKINELRDRNVIEKDAVSADYGKRNKKLHYKSDNSMDPGLEKSVPNIEIDIKELRKNNFRPNLQQPTLLSWNFEYGDLAADNNSKKFVPYAIQANHSPRSFISPQQESSIYHGNDRYYIEKDCELFLLSIDELLQEINRLVDIIEDNPSENKYYNKSTTESIHFKYKPLFIPSEKWLPIIIKEEKQLQDMMKEMNI; this is encoded by the coding sequence ttattttaacatattccGTTGCGCAAATGACTGACTATGTAAGAGTTTCCAATGAAGCTACTCAAACTCTACTTCCAAGGATTCCTGGAGATATCTTTTTGAATACATATTTGATTAATTacggaaaaataaatgaattaaggGATAGAAATGTTATAGAAAAAGATGCAGTTAGTGCAGATTACGggaaacgaaataaaaagttGCATTATAAATCTGATAACTCGATGGATCCTGGACTGGAGAAAAGCGTTCCTAATATTGAAATCGATATTAAGGAATTGCGGAAAAATAACTTTAGGCCAAATCTTCAACAACCTACTCTTTTATCATGGAATTTTGAATATGGGGACTTGGCTGCTGATAATAACTCGAAAAAATTTGTGCCGTATGCTATTCAAGCTAATCATTCACCCCGGAGTTTTATTTCCCCGCAACAAGAAAGTAGTATTTACCACGGTAATGATCgttattatattgaaaaagattgcgaattgtttttgctttccaTTGACGAACTTTTACAAGAAATTAATAGATTGGTGGACATAATTGAGGATAATCCatctgaaaataaatattacaataaaagcACAACAGAATCGATCCACTTTAAATATAAACCATTGTTTATACCGTCCGAAAAATGGTTACCAATCATTATCAAGGAAGAAAAGCAGTTGCAAGATATGATGAAAGAAATGAATATCTGA